One window from the genome of Sandaracinaceae bacterium encodes:
- a CDS encoding queuosine precursor transporter: MASAFAHEGEFLSKNHRLYIGLAAVFVSSLLVGDLIGGKFVRVFGHTISAGTFVFPVTFVMTDIINEFYGKKGARFVTLVAMMMVIYAFIILQLAIRAPISADSPIPQPAFQAVFGIGVVLFVSSLTAFLIGQLCDIYVFHYLRGITASKHLWLRATGSTAISQLVDTVVINVGLRYGGSGMEFDLVDVIVSSYVLKLIIAVCLTPVIYALHGFVHRLLHVERLSLAEMGEAETPPTP, translated from the coding sequence ATGGCCAGCGCATTTGCCCATGAGGGGGAGTTCCTCTCGAAGAACCACCGGCTCTACATCGGCCTCGCGGCTGTCTTCGTGTCCAGCCTGTTGGTGGGCGACCTGATCGGCGGGAAGTTCGTGCGCGTGTTCGGGCACACCATCAGCGCGGGCACGTTCGTGTTCCCCGTCACGTTCGTGATGACCGACATCATCAACGAGTTCTACGGCAAGAAGGGCGCGCGCTTCGTCACGCTGGTGGCGATGATGATGGTGATCTACGCGTTCATCATCTTGCAGCTGGCCATCCGGGCACCCATCTCGGCGGACTCGCCCATCCCGCAGCCGGCGTTCCAGGCCGTGTTCGGCATCGGGGTGGTGCTCTTCGTGTCGTCGCTCACAGCGTTCTTGATCGGGCAGCTGTGCGACATCTACGTGTTCCACTACCTGCGCGGCATCACGGCGTCGAAGCACCTCTGGCTGCGCGCCACCGGCTCCACGGCCATCTCGCAGCTGGTGGACACCGTGGTCATCAACGTGGGCCTGCGCTACGGCGGCTCGGGGATGGAGTTCGACCTGGTGGACGTCATCGTGAGCTCGTACGTGCTCAAGCTGATCATCGCGGTGTGCCTCACCCCCGTGATCTACGCGCTGCACGGCTTCGTGCACCGGCTGTTGCACGTGGAGCGCCTGTCGCTGGCCGAGATGGGCGAGGCCGAGACGCCCCCCACGCCCTAG
- a CDS encoding alpha/beta hydrolase: protein MNLIRKLMDGVRPAVRARRAVFGPMRPTWNEDLEVVATVLQRSSNASTLMPLAWQRAVTDPPRPETRVMRETRMTDVQVPSAHGPIPSMWFETDESDPERVLIYLHGGGYSIGSLRSHRDLICRICHAGKMRVLAPAYRLAPEHPFPAQLQDARAVYDFVRDQGVRPEHVVIAGESAGAGLTLSTALSLRDDGEALPAGLAVVSPWVDLEGRGRSLDDNRRYDFVSRYALRQYAKRFVAPHDLRNPLAAPIHASLHDLPPLLIHVGAAEGLLDDALHLAERARDQHLDVTLQVFPDMIHAFHVFAPLLPVAREAILDIGVFAQRRTGALPR from the coding sequence ATGAACCTGATTCGCAAGCTCATGGACGGTGTCCGCCCGGCGGTGCGCGCGCGGCGCGCGGTGTTCGGCCCCATGCGGCCCACGTGGAACGAGGACCTCGAGGTGGTGGCCACGGTGCTGCAGCGCTCGTCCAACGCGTCCACGCTGATGCCGCTCGCGTGGCAGCGGGCGGTGACGGACCCACCGCGTCCCGAGACGCGCGTGATGCGCGAGACCCGCATGACCGACGTGCAGGTGCCCTCGGCGCACGGGCCCATCCCCAGCATGTGGTTCGAGACCGACGAGAGCGACCCCGAGCGCGTGCTCATCTACCTGCACGGCGGGGGCTACAGCATCGGGTCGCTGCGCTCGCACCGCGACCTGATCTGCCGCATCTGCCACGCGGGAAAGATGCGCGTGCTGGCGCCCGCGTATCGGCTGGCCCCCGAGCACCCCTTCCCCGCACAGCTGCAAGACGCGCGCGCGGTGTACGACTTCGTGCGCGACCAGGGCGTGCGCCCCGAGCACGTGGTCATCGCGGGCGAGTCGGCGGGCGCGGGCCTCACGCTCAGCACCGCGCTGTCCCTGCGCGACGACGGCGAGGCGCTGCCGGCCGGCCTGGCGGTGGTGTCTCCGTGGGTGGACCTCGAGGGGCGCGGCCGCAGCCTGGACGACAACCGCCGCTACGACTTCGTGAGCCGCTACGCACTGCGGCAGTACGCGAAGCGCTTCGTGGCCCCGCATGATCTCCGCAACCCGCTGGCCGCGCCCATCCACGCGTCGCTGCACGATCTCCCGCCCCTGCTCATCCACGTGGGCGCCGCCGAGGGCCTGCTGGACGACGCGCTGCACCTCGCCGAGCGGGCGCGCGACCAGCACCTGGACGTCACCCTCCAGGTCTTCCCGGACATGATCCACGCGTTCCACGTGTTCGCGCCGCTGCTGCCCGTGGCCCGCGAGGCCATCCTGGACATCGGCGTGTTCGCGCAGCGCCGGACCGGGGCTCTCCCGCGCTAG